A region from the Triticum aestivum cultivar Chinese Spring chromosome 3D, IWGSC CS RefSeq v2.1, whole genome shotgun sequence genome encodes:
- the LOC123077754 gene encoding phospho-N-acetylmuramoyl-pentapeptide-transferase homolog isoform X1, with protein MASPSSSSSSASCSYSYYSCPAPHHPRFRRSLRRPPLPRARAFSTPSSRRPSAVQESQLGSIPSRPTRRRGSIQIATSFDDDLGDFSLAHHDDEDDAFGVVLYSSESDWSDDEVVLTQIGDVELPTMMTERRFKAAEGAITVAAHRLATIGKGQRKSRTQQGLMNNVGLIAFLAVLLLFVDWCSWWIIRLPLDSFYLTRPFLISAVLSALAGFIFAPIADRMKIHHFRRRGKPVSPSYGKPTPAMGGLFFIPIGILVARRHAGSNSSGVNGAAIITLIFAVVGLLDDISNLVVDRNRKIPQWIRFLVQTAAGIYFFIWLGSANISTPYNMKFIVPLPPPFGLAFMGKLYLVMATVCSLSMGTGVTLVDGLDGLAGGVAALALVGLSVAALPICSELSVFGASMSGACTGFLLHNRYRASIVMGRVGSFALGGALATIAACSGMFIPMLIACSVFFLELLVVILQVPLSMTLKHIHGTNRSFQRILPSHYYLRLWGIKEPYIVAGAYIMTCFLTVLAGYLGLVSA; from the exons AtggcatctccctcctcctcctcctcctccgcctcctgctcctactcctactactcgtGCCCCGCACCCCACCACCCGCGCTTCCGGCGATCCCTCCGGCGGCCGCCTCTCCCGCGGGCGCGTGCCTTCTCGACGCCGTCCTCCCGCCGACCCTCCGCTGTGCAG GAGTCCCAGCTCGGAAGCATCCCGTCGAGACCCACACGCAGGCGTGGTTCCATTCAAATCGCCACATCATTTGATGAT GATCTGGGGGATTTCTCGCTAGCGCAtcatgacgacgaggatgatgcaTTTGGTGTTGTTTTGTATTCAAGTGAGAGTGATTGGAGTGACGATGAGGTTGTGTTAACTCAAATTGGGGACGTTGAGTTGCCAACGATGATGACCGAGAGGCGCTTCAAGGCGGCAGAGGGTGCGATAACTGTTGCTGCCCATAGGCTCGCCACCATTGGGAAAGGGCAAAGGAAGAGCAG AACTCAACAAGGGCTGATGAATAATGTTGGGCTGATTGCTTTCCTAGCAGTGCTACTTTTGTTTGTCGACTGGTGTTCGTGGTGGATTATTAGGCTACCTCTGGACTCCTTTTATTTGACACGCCCTTTTTTAATATCAGCAGTTCTATCCGCATTAGCTGGATTTATTTTTGCACCCATTGCTGATAGAATGAAGATTCATCATTTCCGGAGGAGAGGGAAGCCTGTATCTCCATCCTATGGAAAACCAACCCCAGCAATGGGAGGATTGTTCTTCATTCCGATTGgtattttggttgcaagaagacaTGCCGGTTCAAACTCAAGTGGAGTGAATGGAGCAGCTATAATAACCCTCATATTTGCAGTAGTTGGGTTACTTGACGATATTTCAAACCTTGTCGTGGATCGCAATCGTAAAATACCTCAGTGGATAAGATTTTTGGTTCAG ACTGCTGCTGGGATCTACTTCTTTATCTGGTTGGGTTCTGCAAATATTTCAACACCATACAACAT GAAATTCATTGTTCCTCTGCCTCCGCCATTTGGCCTAGCATTCATGGGGAAACTTTATCTGGTTATGGCTACAGTATGTTCTCTTTCCATGGGTACTGGAGTAACATTGGTTGATGGTCTTGATGGTTTGGCTGGTGGTGTTGCTGCTTTGGCACTCGTTGGATTGTCTGTTGCCGCTCTTCCGATTTGCTCGG AGCTGAGTGTTTTTGGAGCATCCATGTCAGGTGCTTGCACTGGCTTTCTTTTACATAACAGGTATAGGGCCTCAATAGTTATGGGTCGAGTTGGCTCTTTTGCACTTGGAGGAGCACTTGCTACAATTGCAGCATGCAGTGGAATGTTCATTCCTATGTTAATTGCATGCAGCGTCTTCTTTCTCGAGCTGCTTGTGGTAATATTGCAG GTTCCTTTAAGCATGACTCTTAAGCACATCCATGGGACAAACAGATCTTTCCAGCGAATTCTTCCCTCACATTACTATCTTAGACTGTGGGGCATAAAGGAGCCTTATATCGTGGCGGGTGCATACATCATGACATGCTTCTTAACTGTGTTGGCAGGATACCTTGGTCTTGTCTCAGCGTAA
- the LOC123077754 gene encoding phospho-N-acetylmuramoyl-pentapeptide-transferase homolog isoform X2, with protein sequence MKIHHFRRRGKPVSPSYGKPTPAMGGLFFIPIGILVARRHAGSNSSGVNGAAIITLIFAVVGLLDDISNLVVDRNRKIPQWIRFLVQTAAGIYFFIWLGSANISTPYNMKFIVPLPPPFGLAFMGKLYLVMATVCSLSMGTGVTLVDGLDGLAGGVAALALVGLSVAALPICSELSVFGASMSGACTGFLLHNRYRASIVMGRVGSFALGGALATIAACSGMFIPMLIACSVFFLELLVVILQVPLSMTLKHIHGTNRSFQRILPSHYYLRLWGIKEPYIVAGAYIMTCFLTVLAGYLGLVSA encoded by the exons ATGAAGATTCATCATTTCCGGAGGAGAGGGAAGCCTGTATCTCCATCCTATGGAAAACCAACCCCAGCAATGGGAGGATTGTTCTTCATTCCGATTGgtattttggttgcaagaagacaTGCCGGTTCAAACTCAAGTGGAGTGAATGGAGCAGCTATAATAACCCTCATATTTGCAGTAGTTGGGTTACTTGACGATATTTCAAACCTTGTCGTGGATCGCAATCGTAAAATACCTCAGTGGATAAGATTTTTGGTTCAG ACTGCTGCTGGGATCTACTTCTTTATCTGGTTGGGTTCTGCAAATATTTCAACACCATACAACAT GAAATTCATTGTTCCTCTGCCTCCGCCATTTGGCCTAGCATTCATGGGGAAACTTTATCTGGTTATGGCTACAGTATGTTCTCTTTCCATGGGTACTGGAGTAACATTGGTTGATGGTCTTGATGGTTTGGCTGGTGGTGTTGCTGCTTTGGCACTCGTTGGATTGTCTGTTGCCGCTCTTCCGATTTGCTCGG AGCTGAGTGTTTTTGGAGCATCCATGTCAGGTGCTTGCACTGGCTTTCTTTTACATAACAGGTATAGGGCCTCAATAGTTATGGGTCGAGTTGGCTCTTTTGCACTTGGAGGAGCACTTGCTACAATTGCAGCATGCAGTGGAATGTTCATTCCTATGTTAATTGCATGCAGCGTCTTCTTTCTCGAGCTGCTTGTGGTAATATTGCAG GTTCCTTTAAGCATGACTCTTAAGCACATCCATGGGACAAACAGATCTTTCCAGCGAATTCTTCCCTCACATTACTATCTTAGACTGTGGGGCATAAAGGAGCCTTATATCGTGGCGGGTGCATACATCATGACATGCTTCTTAACTGTGTTGGCAGGATACCTTGGTCTTGTCTCAGCGTAA